The sequence below is a genomic window from Phaeodactylum tricornutum CCAP 1055/1 chromosome 27, whole genome shotgun sequence.
CAGATTGATCGCACATCTATTTCTTCGTTCACGAGGGGGAGTCAATGCTTGAGGCGGAGGTGCCGAATTCCATTGCTGTGCGGAGGGAGGCAAGCCGAAAACGTTCCAGTCCGCATCCCTAGAGGCACTTTGTAACCACGTAGTTTCCGCCAATCCTAATCTTGCCGCCGCCCGCCAGGTCCTCCAAGCGAAATATATTGCCGATGCAAAGACCAGGAATGTCAAGAGCTTGTGGCAACGCTTGACGACAAAGGGAAGCAGCATGGTCTTGGATCTCGATGGAAGAACCATTGTGTTGGtatgtaactgtaagttttCAATCTGGCGGTCGTCCGATAGAGCTGCCAGATCGCTTGGCTGCGAGACATCTACAGTCTTCCTGCTGGTGTAGAGGCGGCACGATAATCGTAGAGTTGTTCGTTCGGGCCTGCCAACTGCGGTACTATGGGATCTTTTCCCACTGAACCGTTACCAACAAGTTTGGACAGAGAAGGTTATCGTACAACGAATTCTCCTGTTGGTGCTGCCGGTTACGTTGGCTTGAGGGTTCCCCTTTTCGTTTCTAGTCGGTAAATAGTAGACGTCCGTTGAGTGTCAGTCGGGCGTATGTGAAACAATGGACAAATAATATCGAAAGGCTTGCcggacttacagttagttggGACTTCGACTATGAATTATACAACGAACTCACAGTGACAGCCCGTACCTGGACAACCGTCTGCCCTGCTTCACGGTCACAATTTTCTGTAAGTGAACACTCCAAACGGATTTCGGTGAGCAAACTACACAACACAACGTAGAATAACAATTGTGTGAGCCCCACCAATCGACAATCGCTTCACGCCACAACGGTGTATGGCCCATCAAAGACAAGACTCGGTCACGCACTATTGCGAGTCAATACAGCATTACGTAGTGATTCCATGTCCAGGATCATTCCGATTCGTAACGACACGGGCGTAAAATCCCTCGCGAATGTTGAGCGTGATTTCATTCTGTCCTGTGCATTGCGAGAAAATCGACGAGTGTTGCGCACGGACGGTCGGGTGTGGAATCAACTCAGATCTTCCCGTTTGAGCTTGACGCGTTGGGAGAATGGCGCAACTTGCACCACGCAGTGGGGCAAAGGGACACGGGTTTCTTGTACGTGTACGGCCGAGCTGCTACCGCCGAATCCGGATCGTCCCAACGAAGGTATGGTAGCCTTGAGTGTGGACTTGTCGCCCTCGGCTTCGACCGCATTTCGACAAGCTGCACCCGTCACGACGGGAGGGTCGTCTTTTGCTCCTTCCCGGAGCGGACCGCCTCCTGACGAAGACCAAAAGCTCCTGTCGAATAGGATTCTGCGATCCTTGGAGAGGGTTCTATTGACCGGAGGCGCCCTCGACACGGAGGCCTTGTGTGTGACTCCGCAGTACTGGGTTTGGAAGCTGTCTCTCGCGGTTACAGTTCTAGATGACGGCGGGAATTTGATGGATGCCAGTGTTCTGGCGGCTTTGGCCGCTCTCCGGCATTATCGAAAACCCCACGTCGAGCTGGCTGCTGAAGGGTCTAACTCCGGTGTACCGCCGCGTTGGATTCAGTCCGACTTGAAGGAACCAGTGCCACTACCACTCCATCATACGCCCCTTTCTATCAGCTTTGCACTTCTGCCGCACGATACCGCAGCCCAGTCCACTGCCTCTGCGAAAGTTACCCTTTTGGTGGATCCGGATGCCCGGGAAGAACTAGTCAGCGTAGGCACGCTGTCCATCGCCATGAACGTGCACGGCGAAGTCTGCTTATTAGATTTTGGCGGTGGCTGTGAACTGGCAACAGAAAGGTTACGCGAAGCCTATCGACTTGCAGCGCAGCATGTTCAAGATTTGTGCCAAGCTTTGGAAACGTCTCTGCAACAAGCCGACGAGCAAGCCCTACGGGACCGGCTGTCAAGACTACAAGCCCGACAACACCCCGGCTATCAATTACCAGACTCCACTACAAAGCAAATACCAGCCGTTCCCTTTTACAACGAGATAGACATGGAGGACGTAACGTTACAAATAGATGCAACGGATACGAAAACGGAAAGCAAGCAGGCTCAGACTGAGGCGGAAGAAGCCTACCGTCGACAAGCGCTGGATTATAACATTGGACACGTTGCGAGTAAAGTGCGAGAAAATAAAGTAAAGTCTCAGGCTAGTAAGTCGCAGCAACCATCCACCTTGCTAAAGTAAAGTCTCAGGCTAGTAAGTCGCAGCAACCATCCACCTTGCTCAAGGCTATGCTGCGCTCAGCACAAACCTTAACAGAGACAACGCGAAGCACAGACGTCAACGAGAACGCAACGGATGGTCCTGAAATACCGGCAGGGCCATCAACGGAGCCCATACAGCTTGAAGGTGAACCGAGCGAGACGAAGTCGTTTGTGAATAGCATTGCTGTCCCCACCCCTATGACTATCGGGACCGACAAAAAGAtcgacagcgacgaagaggatGCCACCATGCAGCTTAAGAGTGAATTTGAATCGGTTGAACTAGCAAAAGCCAGTCAGTCACCCAAAGTAGCTCAGGTGAAGGAGGATgaggaaaaagaagtcaaTGACTTGGCTGCGGCcatcaaaaagaaaaaaccCAAGGGCAAAAGGTCAAAACGATAGACAACAGTCTAACTCTCAAATAATGATTTCCTTTCGAAattgactcacagtcacgtaAATTTGAAAATTACTAATTTCTGGTTGAAATATTTTGAAATGTAGCTGTATTTTTGACAATGAAATTGCGATCAGTCAAGCCTAATTTGTTTTTGGCTGCCACCAGACAGCATCCCCGTTGAGAGATAAAATGGTGTACGTTTGGTTCTTCCATTCTGGTAATTCGCTTGCATAGTGAGAGGCTACTACTCAGGCACCGTGTCCAGCGCACAGGGAAGTACAGCATGAATGAGGCATCTATCACCAGTTCACGGTCTACAGCTGGCAAAAGACAGCGAGAGAACGCCGGGGTCGAAAACCATAGCAATGCCATGGATTCGTCGTATACGGCAGGCAATCCACTTATACCAGAGGGTCTCTTGCCTTGTTTCTTGGCAGACGCATTCAGCGAACTTTATGAAGAAGACGGCTTGATGGTTTTAGGCAAAGGATTGGGATGTTTGAGTCTCTTGGCCGCCTTTTGCCGATTCTACGCCGATATCGAGGAAGGCCATGTTTCAATCGTACGTGAATCTGTTGCCAGTAATACCGCCTCCTCCAACAATGAACCGTCTGTAGCTCCCTTGGTAATCGTTCTGGGACTCAAGGACGGCGAGCG
It includes:
- a CDS encoding predicted protein; this translates as LRTDGRVWNQLRSSRLSLTRWENGATCTTQWGKGTRVSCTCTAELLPPNPDRPNEGMVALSVDLSPSASTAFRQAAPVTTGGSILRSLERVLLTGGALDTEALCVTPQYWVWKLSLAVTVLDDGGNLMDASVLAALAALRHYRKPHVELAAEGSNSGVPPRWIQSDLKEPVPLPLHHTPLSISFALLPHDTAAQSTASAKVTLLVDPDAREELVSVGTLSIAMNVHGEVCLLDFGGGCELATERLREAYRLAAQHVQDLCQALETSLQQ